The sequence GGGGAGTTGCCCTCGGGGTACTTGTCCTGCGCCATCAGGGGCGTGACGTTGTCCGACGCGAGGCTTTGCTCGCCCTTCTCGACGCGCGCGTACCAAGGTAGCCGCGGATCGATATGGTCTAGGTTGTATTGTTTGAACCAGGTGAACTCGATCGAGTAGTTACGCCGCACTTGCATTTCCATCCAAAGCTCGTTCGTACCTCGATCGTATTGCTTGGTCGTGTTGAACTCGGCGTCGAAGACAAAGTTGTCGGGCACCTGCTGGGCATCGGCCACGGCGCCCGCCCAGTCGTTCAGGACGATCCGAACCGATGCGCGCCCGCCCAAAGCCGCGTTCAGGAGCGTGTCCTTTGCGTCCGCCATCGCCGCCCTCCTGGCCTCGACTGCGAGGCTAAAGGCTGCCTCGGCCCGCTTGTAGTACTCTATGCGGTCGCCTTCGCTGCCTCCGTCGAATACGGAGGTGCAAAACGTATCGCCGAGCAGCCGATTGGTGTAGCCCGCCCAGATATTGGCTTCGGCGTAGAGCTCCGAGGTCATGGCTTCGGCGCCCAGTACACGCTCGGCACGGCGTACCGCGTCTTCGGCGATCCAGCGTGCTCGATGCAGCTTGTCCGGCCCGCCGTAGTCGGTACGCTCGACCGGTAGCTCGCCGCGCTTGGCCTGGCGGGTGGTGCCCGAGCTGCTCGCAGCCATGAACATGTCGCCCAGCAGGCCACCCATCCTGACCGCCGCGTTGCCGCTGCCGCCCGCCAGGGCGTCGCTGAGGCTGGCTGCGGCGCCGTTGACGACCAGCGGAAGGTAGGCTGGCTCGTCCAGGGTCTCGTCAGGCACAAGGCCTGGGTTGTCCACGTCGCATGCGGCAACGCACAGCGCGATCAACAGGCCAATGCGGCGCCCCCTGCCAGGCGCGCTAACGCGCGATGGCCGGTAGTGCAGGCTCTTGCTATCCGTACTTTTCATATCGGTACTTTCCCATTCCTCAGGGTCCGATCCTACATGGTGGCTCGCAAAGTCAGGTTGACGCGTGTGACGGGCGGTGTGTTGTAGTACTCGTGCCGGTTCAGGCCTCCACCGCCGTTGCTGGTTTCGCGAGACTCGGGGTCGAGGCCGCGGTAGCCTGTGAGCAGCCACAGGTTGCGGCCCGCGAGGCTGACCGTGGCGGCGTCCATCCAGTCGGGCAGCCAGGTGTCTGGAAGGCTGTAGTTGACGGCCACATAGCGCAATCGAAAGAAGTCGGCCGGAAAGATGTGGGCGTCGTTCTTGGTGTGCGATCGGTCGCATAGCCAGCGATCGCCTGCGGTTACGGGCTCGTCGTTCTTGATGCGTTGCTGAATGTCGAAACAGGCCGGCCAAACCTCTCGTCTGGCGTTCAGGTAGGATACGTTGCTTTGCAGGTAGTGGCCCCTGACGAGCTCTCCGCGTCCCGTGATCGAGAGGCCTCCTGTAATCCTGATGGTGGTGTCGAATTGCCAGGTGTTGGTCGGAAACACGGGACCGATGTACGTATCATCCCTTTCGATCATGGGTGTCCCCACTTCGTTGGGGTTCAAAATGACATCGGCGTGGTAGGCGGCGACGGGGTAGCCGGGAACGGCCGACATGTCGTTGCCGAGATAGATGTCCTCCTCGCCGCCGAGACTGATTACGTTGGACTTGTTCAAGGACAGCTTGAGGCCGACCTCCCATTCCAGCAACGGCGTCTGCACCGGCGTAGCCCTCAGGTTCAGCTCGAGCCCGCTGTTATCGAGCAGGCCGATGTTGCGCAGCTGGGAGCCCGAGAAACCCAGGCTGGGGTCGAGCGCGACCCGGATCAGGGCACCCGAGGTGCGTTGCTGATAGACGTTCACGTCCAGGGTGGCGCGCCCCCCCCCCATGCTGGTCTCGACGCCGGCTTCGATCTCACGCGTCCGCTCCGGGCCGAGCTCAGGGTTGCCTAGGTTGGAGGGAATCACCCCGACGTCGGTGGCTTTGGCCTTGATCGGCGACCAGACCTTGGCGGCGTCAAAGCGGCCTGGAGCTTTTCCTGACCAGCCGACAGCGCCTCGCAATTTAGTGAAATCGAAGAACTGCGGCCAGAAGGCGTGCTGGGAGATGACGTAGGCGGCACTGAGCTTGGGGTAGGGCTGCAGGCCGTAGGAGCGCCCGAAGGAGCTGTTGCCGTCCACCCGCAGACCCGCTGTCACGAACAGCTGGTCGTAAAAGCCGCCGGCCTGCTGAACGAAGAAACCCGCATTGACCTCGCGCTGCCGCGATTCTTCCACTTGCCTTTGCGAGCCGGAGTTCAGGGTGGAGTTGGCAGCGCCGCCGGCCAGGTTCTGCGAGAGCGCGCTCACCTCGTGCTGCCGCTCGTCGAACGCGGAGAAACCAAACGCCGACGTGCTCGTGATGTCGGGAGTCACATTGGCACGGTACGTGGTCCGGAAGTCGAGAGTCCGCGTTTCACTCTGCCACTCGCGGGTGGAGCGCTCTCCCATGGGCACGAAGAAGGATCCAAACGGGGTCACGCCCAGGGCCTCTTGGTCGAGCAGATCGAATCCCAGGGTGAGCGTAGTGTTGAGTCCGGGCAGCGGTGCATAGGCAACGGTCAGACCCGATACCCAGTGGGTGTGGGTGTCCTCGAAGTCCTGCTCCAGCACGTAGGCGTCGGCGGCGTTTTCCTTGCCCGTATAGCCTTTGGGGCCCCGCAGCACGTTGACCAAGAAGCCCTCGGCTTCGTTTCCGTTGGGGAGCCACTCGATGCGCCGTCGGACCAGAAAATTGTTGTATTGAACCGTGAGGTCCTTGAGCGGGCGAAACCGCAGGTTGCCGCGCAGCGACCAGTCCTGCGCGCCCTCTTCGGGCAGGACGCCGGTTTCGTTCTGCCACTTGCCGGAGATGTTGTAGCCGATGTCGCCGGTCTGGCCGAGCACAGACAGATTGTACTGCTGGTAGGTGCCTGTCCGTTTCCACTGGTCGAGCCAGAGTCCCTGCGATTCGGTACCATAGGTGTCCCACCAAGCTTGCGACGGCTCTTGCGGACCCCAGAGCGTGCGCAAGCGGGTGACTCCTCCGGTGACCGTCATGTCCCAGCGCGTGAAGTCGCGCAGATGCGTCTTGCCGCCCTTGGTGAAAATCTGGATCACGCCGCTGGAGGCTTCGGTCCCGTACAGCGTCGTGGCGGCCGCCCCTTTGATGACCTCGATGCGCTCGATGTCGTTGGGATTGATGTCGTTGAGCACCGAGCTCTGCTGATTGGACGATGCGGCCGTGACGATGCCGCCGCTCTTGAAACCCCGGTAGGCGCCCGAATAGACCCGCACTCCGTCTACATAGATCAGCGGGTCGTTGCCCTGCGTGATGCTGTTGACGCCCCGTATTCGCACCTGGTTTCCGGTGCCTGGCGCGCCGCTTGCGTTGAGCACGTTGACCCCCTCGACCCCGCCGCTCAGCGCCTCTTCCATGTTAGCGATCGGTTGCTTCTCCAGCTGATCCATGCGCAGCACGCCGACGCTGTTGCCGATTTCCTTGCGCCGGGCTCCGATGGCCGTGCCGGTCACGATGATCTCCTCCATGGCATCGCTGCCCTTGGAGGGTTTGGTCTCGGCTTCGGCTTCAGTCTCTGGCGTCTCGTCCCCGGCGTCCGACTCCGCGCGGCTGGCCTCCGGTTCGTTCTCTTCGTGCTCCTGTGCGCTCGCCGTGCCGCTGCTCGCCAGGGCAAAGCACAACCAGGCCACCAACCCCCGCCCCGGTGCTGCCTGCTGTAGAAGACTACCTTTCACTGGGCGCATGCCTGCTCCTGGTCCAACCCCGACCTGCTACCTACGCACAACATGGGTAAGCCGGGTAGCCTTGCCGGAACTGGCCGCGTCCATCGATACCAACACCGACCACCGCCGCCGACAAGGGGGCCAATTGTGTATTCCAATGTCGTCTGGATAACAAGCCGCGAATCCGTACCGGCTCAACAAAAGCACCGGCACGACGTGACCCGCGGCCGCGGCGCCTTGCGGGCCCCTTGGGGCATCGATTGTCCACCTCGGTACCTTGGCCGCTCAATTCCTCGTTTCGTTCGGCTAGCGCCGGCGCCGGTCGAGCTTTCTTTCGGCATCAAACGCCAAGCGGCTGCAGGCTTCAAGCGTAGTCCAGGCCGAATCCCGATCTGGAGCCACGGTCCGCTGCATGTCACTCCGGGGCCGAGCTCTACGCTGCCCGCCGGCGGGCGTGTCAGCATGCCAAGCCAGCCGTGGGCTTTTGTGTGGGGCTGGTAGCCCGGCGAGGAACGGTGTAGTGCTGGTCGGCCTCTGCGGGCGGCCGGAGCCCCGTACCGCGAATCCTCGCGAAAACTGGCAGTTCAAGGCGCGACGACAACTAACGGTGGTGCCATGGGTGAGCAAGAGCAAACGCCGAAATGGTGGCTTTCCCGGGGGTTGCAGCCGCCGAAGGTGGCGAGCTCGACAGTAGGTGGTAGGCCGGCTCCGCCTGCCGCTGCGTACCCTGTCCCGTGGCAAAGGAGGTTGTTCATGCTGCGTGCCGCGCTCACAGTCGTTGTGTTGTGTCTGGGTCAGCTCTCGCGGGCGATTCCAGCTCGGGCCCAGCCCGCCACGTCCCCCAAGGTCTTCTTTGGCAAGCAGCTAGGCCAGGATCGCTTTCTCGCCCCCTACCCGAAGGTACTCCGCTACCTGCGACACCTGGCTGCGAGCTCCGAGCGCATCTCCATCGAATCGGCCGGCCGCTCGACGCTGGGGAACGAGATGCCCGTTGTGGTCCTCACGTCTGCGAGAAACCAAAAGAGGCTTGGCCACTACCGGCAGATCGCCCGGCAGCTCGCAAACCCCGATCGGCTACCCCCCGCGAAGGCAGCCGAGCTCGTCCAGGAAGGCAAGGTCATCGTACTGGTGACCTGCACCATTCACTCGACCGAGGTGGGCTGCACCCAGATGGCTTCCGAGTTCGCGCACCAATTCGCGGTCGCGACCGATCCGATCGTAAAGCGCTGGATGGACGATGTGATCCTGCT is a genomic window of Pseudomonadota bacterium containing:
- a CDS encoding RagB/SusD family nutrient uptake outer membrane protein; the protein is MKSTDSKSLHYRPSRVSAPGRGRRIGLLIALCVAACDVDNPGLVPDETLDEPAYLPLVVNGAAASLSDALAGGSGNAAVRMGGLLGDMFMAASSSGTTRQAKRGELPVERTDYGGPDKLHRARWIAEDAVRRAERVLGAEAMTSELYAEANIWAGYTNRLLGDTFCTSVFDGGSEGDRIEYYKRAEAAFSLAVEARRAAMADAKDTLLNAALGGRASVRIVLNDWAGAVADAQQVPDNFVFDAEFNTTKQYDRGTNELWMEMQVRRNYSIEFTWFKQYNLDHIDPRLPWYARVEKGEQSLASDNVTPLMAQDKYPEGNSPVPLTKGAEMRLIEAENLINSGDPAGAMAIIDKIRSEAGITDPTKLSWGPLPPDPVQALAQAAEFLKFERGIVLWLEARRGGDFYRWNLWGPPGAPGMPYDTKDDTILKTMNENAIAFDMSEHGDIKIEGRAICYQLSENMRETNPNLPEFAGAQLP
- a CDS encoding TonB-dependent receptor plug domain-containing protein; its protein translation is MRPVKGSLLQQAAPGRGLVAWLCFALASSGTASAQEHEENEPEASRAESDAGDETPETEAEAETKPSKGSDAMEEIIVTGTAIGARRKEIGNSVGVLRMDQLEKQPIANMEEALSGGVEGVNVLNASGAPGTGNQVRIRGVNSITQGNDPLIYVDGVRVYSGAYRGFKSGGIVTAASSNQQSSVLNDINPNDIERIEVIKGAAATTLYGTEASSGVIQIFTKGGKTHLRDFTRWDMTVTGGVTRLRTLWGPQEPSQAWWDTYGTESQGLWLDQWKRTGTYQQYNLSVLGQTGDIGYNISGKWQNETGVLPEEGAQDWSLRGNLRFRPLKDLTVQYNNFLVRRRIEWLPNGNEAEGFLVNVLRGPKGYTGKENAADAYVLEQDFEDTHTHWVSGLTVAYAPLPGLNTTLTLGFDLLDQEALGVTPFGSFFVPMGERSTREWQSETRTLDFRTTYRANVTPDITSTSAFGFSAFDERQHEVSALSQNLAGGAANSTLNSGSQRQVEESRQREVNAGFFVQQAGGFYDQLFVTAGLRVDGNSSFGRSYGLQPYPKLSAAYVISQHAFWPQFFDFTKLRGAVGWSGKAPGRFDAAKVWSPIKAKATDVGVIPSNLGNPELGPERTREIEAGVETSMGGGRATLDVNVYQQRTSGALIRVALDPSLGFSGSQLRNIGLLDNSGLELNLRATPVQTPLLEWEVGLKLSLNKSNVISLGGEEDIYLGNDMSAVPGYPVAAYHADVILNPNEVGTPMIERDDTYIGPVFPTNTWQFDTTIRITGGLSITGRGELVRGHYLQSNVSYLNARREVWPACFDIQQRIKNDEPVTAGDRWLCDRSHTKNDAHIFPADFFRLRYVAVNYSLPDTWLPDWMDAATVSLAGRNLWLLTGYRGLDPESRETSNGGGGLNRHEYYNTPPVTRVNLTLRATM